A window of Longispora fulva contains these coding sequences:
- a CDS encoding DEAD/DEAH box helicase, translated as MERVDVMRPEETVLIADDSSTFRRSRLFLEAVLRRTPLPQSERGLALADRFLIDPLIYQQRPAELALSGLRPRILLADVVGLGKTLEIGLILGELIRRGRGDRILVVTPQHVLEQFQHEMWSRFSLPLVRLDSVGIERIQREIPAGRNPFTYFKRVIVSIDTLKNVGLYGHHLDSIRWDAVVIDESHNLIGETSLRNRLAKLLASQTDALLLASATPHNGDKKSFAELIRLLDPAAIADVNDYSARDIEHLYLRRTKISPEVRNQTKVGTWADRGPSVPVRLTASPAEERIFAELTEVWLAGDQRAERSVVSRERRLFPYTLLKAFLSSHQALAETVTNRLASKSVVEERERQALERLGELTGAMTDADSAKLAGLVAELKAIGVGPQSELRVVVFSERVATLRWLAAVVPQKLGFKNQNAVRVMHGGCTDTEQQRIVEEFSLEGSPVRLLFTGDVASEGVNLHRQCHHLVHYDLPWSLIRIEQRNGRIDRYGQAFEPEFRALILTSEVDGAKDDRTVAEKLLVREEEAYRSVGTAEAVTGEYLAEREERRLVQDLLAGKSVEESLAAGPEEHDVLLDLLGAVGDSSGEPDPAHAEVLSLFGSTEEFLLEALREVYGSAEDELGMRREGTMIALNAPADLEQRLSDLPRSYLAAQRANGTLRLKVTADRELAKRKLHEALKSDTTIWPDVAYLSDIHPLVDWLVDKVLVRLGRQQAPVLTAAVSEPVFLVQGIYCNRLGQPTVVEWMAISGLPGDPVVRPLGRALEEAGVGPKMPNPNAVVALDDLQKLVPSAIEAARAHLEVQRTHWDEVIAEPLRAYRQRLDQWEQDSLFDVAMIAPQRARREKHVRTTVEEQTALVERLETSGEPMLRLLAVLDGAA; from the coding sequence TTGGAACGGGTCGACGTGATGCGGCCCGAGGAGACCGTGCTGATCGCCGACGACAGCTCGACGTTCCGACGCAGCCGGCTATTTCTGGAGGCGGTCCTGCGGCGTACCCCGCTGCCACAGTCGGAACGTGGTCTGGCCCTCGCGGACCGGTTCCTGATCGACCCCCTCATCTACCAGCAGCGACCCGCCGAGTTGGCGCTGTCGGGTCTCCGGCCCCGCATCCTGCTCGCCGATGTGGTCGGGCTCGGCAAGACGCTGGAGATCGGGCTGATCCTCGGGGAGTTGATCCGTCGGGGCCGCGGCGACCGGATCCTGGTGGTCACTCCTCAGCACGTGCTGGAGCAGTTCCAACACGAGATGTGGAGCCGGTTCTCGTTGCCCCTGGTCCGGCTGGACTCGGTTGGCATCGAAAGGATCCAACGGGAGATTCCGGCCGGGCGTAATCCCTTCACGTATTTCAAGCGGGTGATCGTCTCGATCGACACCTTGAAGAACGTCGGACTGTACGGTCACCACCTCGACAGCATCCGTTGGGACGCCGTCGTGATCGACGAGTCGCACAACCTCATCGGTGAGACGAGTCTGCGCAATCGGCTCGCCAAGCTCCTGGCCTCACAGACGGATGCGCTCCTGCTGGCCAGTGCCACCCCGCACAACGGGGACAAGAAGTCGTTCGCCGAGCTGATCCGACTCCTGGACCCGGCGGCGATCGCTGACGTCAACGACTACTCGGCGCGGGATATCGAGCACCTCTACCTGCGACGTACCAAGATCAGCCCCGAGGTTCGGAACCAGACCAAAGTCGGAACCTGGGCCGACCGTGGCCCGTCCGTCCCGGTCAGGCTGACGGCCAGCCCGGCGGAAGAGCGGATCTTCGCCGAGCTCACTGAGGTGTGGCTGGCTGGCGATCAGCGGGCTGAGCGCTCGGTGGTGAGCCGCGAGCGCCGGCTGTTCCCGTACACCTTGTTGAAGGCCTTCCTCTCCTCCCACCAGGCCTTGGCCGAGACAGTGACGAACCGTCTGGCGTCCAAGAGCGTGGTCGAGGAGCGGGAGCGCCAGGCGCTGGAGCGGCTCGGCGAGCTGACCGGAGCGATGACGGACGCGGATTCCGCGAAGCTCGCCGGGTTGGTGGCGGAGCTCAAAGCCATCGGTGTCGGTCCGCAGAGCGAGCTGCGGGTGGTGGTGTTCTCAGAGCGGGTGGCGACTCTGAGGTGGTTGGCCGCGGTCGTCCCGCAGAAGCTCGGATTCAAGAACCAGAATGCGGTGCGAGTCATGCACGGTGGCTGCACGGACACCGAGCAGCAGCGCATCGTCGAGGAGTTTTCGCTGGAGGGGAGCCCCGTCCGGCTTCTGTTTACGGGCGATGTGGCGTCCGAGGGCGTCAACCTGCACCGGCAGTGCCACCACCTCGTGCACTACGACCTGCCGTGGAGCCTGATCCGGATCGAGCAGCGCAACGGCCGGATCGACCGGTACGGGCAGGCGTTCGAGCCTGAGTTCCGGGCCCTGATTCTGACCTCGGAGGTCGACGGGGCCAAGGACGACCGCACCGTCGCGGAGAAGTTGCTGGTGCGCGAGGAGGAGGCGTACCGCAGCGTCGGCACCGCCGAAGCCGTGACGGGGGAGTACCTGGCCGAGCGGGAGGAGCGCCGGCTGGTGCAGGACCTGCTGGCAGGAAAGTCGGTGGAGGAGTCGTTGGCCGCGGGCCCAGAGGAGCACGACGTGCTTCTGGATCTGCTCGGCGCGGTAGGTGACTCCAGTGGCGAACCGGACCCGGCGCATGCCGAGGTCCTGTCCCTGTTCGGCTCCACGGAGGAGTTCCTGCTGGAGGCACTACGCGAGGTGTACGGCTCGGCGGAGGACGAGCTCGGCATGCGCCGCGAGGGCACGATGATCGCATTGAACGCGCCCGCGGACCTGGAACAGCGCCTGTCGGACCTGCCCCGGTCATATCTGGCAGCCCAACGGGCTAACGGCACCCTGCGCCTGAAGGTCACGGCGGATCGTGAGCTGGCCAAGCGCAAGCTGCACGAGGCGCTGAAGAGTGACACGACGATCTGGCCCGATGTCGCCTATCTCAGCGACATCCATCCTCTGGTCGACTGGCTGGTCGACAAGGTTCTCGTCCGCCTGGGCCGCCAACAGGCCCCCGTGCTGACCGCAGCGGTATCTGAGCCGGTCTTTTTGGTCCAGGGCATCTACTGCAACCGCCTGGGCCAGCCGACGGTCGTGGAGTGGATGGCGATCTCCGGTCTGCCCGGCGACCCGGTGGTGCGACCCTTGGGCCGCGCATTGGAAGAGGCGGGAGTGGGGCCGAAAATGCCCAACCCGAATGCCGTGGTCGCTCTCGACGACCTGCAGAAGCTGGTGCCGTCGGCCATCGAAGCCGCCCGCGCACACCTGGAAGTCCAGCGCACCCACTGGGACGAGGTGATCGCCGAACCGCTCCGGGCCTATCGGCAGCGCCTTGATCAGTGGGAGCAGGACAGCCTCTTCGATGTAGCGATGATCGCACCCCAGCGGGCCCGGAGGGAAAAGCACGTGCGGACAACCGTTGAGGAACAAACCGCGCTGGTCGAACGACTGGAGACCAGCGGGGAGCCGATGCTGCGGCTGCTCGCGGTGCTGGACGGTGCGGCATGA
- a CDS encoding serine/threonine-protein kinase has protein sequence MDSLLPSDPTELGPYTLVGRLGSGAMGQVYLGVSPAAEKVAVKVIKSGRVADAQFRERFELEVESLRMAHGARIARFEGADVMADPPWLAVEYVPGITLSQHVELHGTFGVALCAILGAALAEGLDKIHLVGLLHRDLKPGNILLGPDGPKLIDFGLSSLVERDERLTEPGMIVGTLAYMPPEQAQGLPQLGAAADVYSLGATLVYALTGRSLYPHAGVLAVLRRITDPGDRPDLSGVPAQLLPLMTAMLAFDPVGRPSVPMVASQLLEIATSGGESAEALRHRLERETYSERGRVTVLPILEDPDVEDELESLPPRDIAAGRRTRTAPQPATDIDWLVERLRAQYAHHAAL, from the coding sequence ATGGACTCGTTGCTACCGTCGGACCCGACTGAACTCGGTCCGTACACATTGGTCGGACGGCTTGGTTCGGGTGCTATGGGTCAGGTGTACCTGGGGGTTTCGCCGGCTGCCGAGAAGGTCGCTGTGAAGGTCATCAAGTCTGGCCGCGTCGCCGATGCCCAATTTCGGGAGCGGTTCGAGCTGGAGGTCGAGAGCCTGCGGATGGCCCACGGGGCGCGGATCGCGCGCTTCGAGGGCGCTGATGTCATGGCGGATCCGCCTTGGCTCGCCGTCGAATATGTTCCGGGCATCACCTTGAGCCAGCACGTCGAACTGCACGGGACCTTTGGCGTGGCCTTGTGTGCCATCCTCGGTGCAGCCTTGGCGGAGGGTCTGGACAAGATTCATCTTGTTGGACTCCTGCATCGGGATCTGAAGCCCGGCAACATCCTTCTTGGACCGGATGGGCCCAAGCTGATCGACTTCGGCTTGTCGAGCCTCGTCGAACGGGACGAGCGTCTGACGGAGCCGGGCATGATCGTCGGAACGCTCGCTTATATGCCACCCGAACAGGCTCAGGGGCTACCGCAGCTCGGGGCTGCGGCCGATGTGTACTCTCTCGGCGCGACCTTGGTCTACGCACTCACGGGTCGGTCTCTGTACCCGCATGCCGGCGTGCTCGCTGTCCTCAGAAGGATCACGGACCCAGGAGATCGCCCCGATCTGAGCGGGGTGCCAGCACAGCTTCTCCCGTTGATGACGGCGATGCTCGCCTTTGACCCGGTGGGCCGTCCGTCCGTCCCGATGGTCGCGTCGCAGTTGCTGGAGATCGCGACATCAGGCGGCGAGAGCGCTGAGGCGCTACGGCACCGGCTCGAAAGGGAGACCTACTCCGAACGAGGACGGGTCACGGTGCTCCCGATTTTGGAGGATCCCGACGTCGAGGACGAGTTGGAGTCCTTGCCGCCGCGCGACATTGCGGCCGGCCGACGAACCCGAACCGCACCCCAGCCCGCAACGGACATCGACTGGCTAGTGGAGCGGCTTCGTGCTCAGTATGCCCACCACGCCGCCCTGTAA
- a CDS encoding CBS domain-containing protein has protein sequence MTLESRRALVSATRPVEVTEGNTFRLIHIGSCSSQADAEGYALLTAWMVRAGGDGEREEAALREGLVIAGWDELDDISDCTTRDQMRARVTEAYPEGPNGRIANWTGQLWRFAQEMRPGDLVVIPLKTRTDQIAIGRVTGRYLYRADAPEGFRHVRPVRWTRTDVPRSDARQDLLHSMGSLLTICALERHGAARRIAVLEAGRPDPGPLPEEVAGDSTPYELLDQAGDTLHGKPLRMSIREMLGEWNASRRTPSVVAKIEADLASKGLTTRPAFTDSWIDTMVELVPLGVEPTGDEPVTDNEADLVDAEELAPLTVVVGSLASANRTVVSVSPTDSLRAATTKMLGQNYSQLAVIDEHGGFHGAVTWESIAKAQLTRNEPALLDARIWAPPVGYQDDLLSHFSLISAQGFVFVQSTDRKTIVGIVTAADLNAEFETRVRPIAKLEEAERRLRRRVGEVVTVAELQRFRRGRPINTVADLTLGQYAYVLDQHFDRLTWPLDKDTVIGQLRAVCDIRNDLMHFTPDPLDATQLNNLDGFVNLLRTVDPRP, from the coding sequence TTGACCCTTGAATCCCGGCGCGCTCTTGTCTCCGCCACCCGTCCAGTCGAGGTCACGGAGGGCAACACTTTCCGATTGATTCACATAGGATCGTGTTCCTCACAGGCGGATGCGGAGGGCTACGCGTTGTTGACGGCATGGATGGTTCGGGCAGGCGGCGACGGAGAGCGCGAGGAGGCCGCCTTGCGGGAGGGCCTGGTCATCGCCGGGTGGGACGAACTCGACGACATCTCCGACTGCACGACCCGGGACCAGATGCGGGCCCGAGTGACTGAGGCCTATCCCGAAGGCCCCAACGGACGCATCGCCAACTGGACCGGCCAACTCTGGCGATTCGCCCAGGAGATGCGCCCCGGCGACCTGGTCGTGATCCCCCTCAAGACCCGCACCGACCAGATCGCGATCGGCCGGGTCACCGGACGCTACCTCTACCGGGCCGACGCCCCTGAGGGCTTCCGCCACGTCCGACCGGTGCGCTGGACCAGGACAGACGTTCCGCGCTCTGACGCGCGCCAGGACCTCCTGCACAGCATGGGTTCGCTACTCACGATCTGCGCGCTCGAGCGGCACGGCGCGGCACGGCGAATCGCGGTGTTGGAAGCCGGGAGGCCGGATCCCGGGCCCCTGCCGGAGGAGGTCGCGGGCGACAGCACACCCTATGAACTCCTGGACCAAGCCGGGGACACCCTCCATGGAAAACCCTTGCGCATGTCCATCCGAGAAATGTTGGGCGAGTGGAACGCGAGCCGCCGCACGCCGAGTGTGGTGGCGAAGATCGAGGCCGACCTCGCGAGCAAGGGCCTGACCACAAGGCCTGCTTTCACCGACAGCTGGATCGACACGATGGTTGAGTTGGTGCCACTCGGCGTGGAACCGACAGGGGACGAGCCCGTCACAGACAACGAGGCGGATCTTGTGGACGCGGAGGAGCTTGCCCCACTCACCGTGGTTGTTGGCAGTCTCGCGTCGGCCAACAGGACAGTCGTATCCGTGTCGCCGACTGACTCCCTACGCGCAGCCACGACGAAGATGCTGGGTCAGAACTACTCCCAACTCGCCGTGATCGACGAACACGGCGGATTCCACGGTGCCGTCACCTGGGAGTCCATCGCCAAGGCCCAGCTGACCCGCAATGAGCCGGCACTACTGGACGCCAGGATCTGGGCGCCTCCCGTCGGGTACCAGGATGACCTGCTCAGTCACTTCTCGCTCATCTCCGCACAAGGTTTCGTGTTTGTGCAGAGCACTGACCGCAAGACCATCGTCGGCATCGTCACGGCTGCCGACCTCAACGCGGAGTTCGAGACCCGGGTGCGCCCGATCGCGAAGCTCGAGGAGGCGGAACGTCGATTGCGCCGACGTGTCGGTGAGGTCGTCACTGTCGCCGAGCTGCAGAGGTTCCGTCGCGGGCGTCCGATCAACACCGTCGCGGACCTGACGTTGGGCCAGTATGCGTACGTTCTGGACCAGCATTTTGATCGGCTCACCTGGCCGTTGGACAAGGACACTGTCATCGGTCAACTGCGAGCGGTGTGCGACATCCGAAATGATCTCATGCACTTCACCCCGGACCCCCTCGACGCGACCCAGTTGAACAACCTCGACGGCTTCGTCAACCTGCTCCGCACCGTCGATCCACGTCCGTAG
- a CDS encoding class I SAM-dependent DNA methyltransferase — protein sequence MSFESLTNRGEYLSSHYLSEILPATLKKGLLAWWATDERAGRDTPRTGIRKLRRAYLEVKAQLVDLDDETQRYHQLREFHGEVLRALGFAPVPQKLEVERAGHEHLITVAHAEPGVVAIDCGWATDPDAATDPDGAGRLLHPVELEARERIESGFKLASHLFAADEQPPRYVLILNGGVLTLADRTSWGEGRYLAVSLDVAFSRNDARPAGELDVIAALFGSDSLLPPAEGGTEPLAELVAGSRQHAAGVSTELREGLRLSVEFIANEVLDRIRQAGIQPERVMDPAELGKRLSREALRYLYRVLFLLYAEARPELGVLPVDHPEYIEGYSLARLGDLVARNLGGESSRNGFHLYESLDLLFRMVNEGHRNEGERGTSEGEGIRFEPMRSDLFLPASITLIGHVPHPEDDPEDPAARTIDTRLRNSTLHTVLRLLMLTKGKKRERGGFISYAQLGINQLGAVYEGLMSYTGFIAAEELYEVAKGGEPKDGSWMIPASKVNDYPDEVFVTKVHEETSERSRVRYPAGSFVYRLAGRDRQTSASYYTPQSLTEVTVQLALKYRLDQDGTTTEARELLDWSICEPALGSGAFLNEAINQVAAEYLRRRQVELGSSLDPEQYAIELQKVKAYIALHNCYGVDLNRTAVELAEVSLWLNVMHSGLRAPWFGLHLRRGNSLIGAGRKFYKPAQLPDKQWLTTAPTDHHLREETPLPDGAILHFLLPAKGWGAVAGEREARELAPEETAKLAAWRRAIQKVPAAKGKKSQVQRLQALTRRAEKLWDLVRQRLEISENEIRRDIDVWGGVDLPAVEGAVTREKILADLEAPGAPYWRLKTMMDVWCALWFWPLDKAALLDGSAEEYASGQNSVARIEEQPVYEEAQPLEVWEHGMLFDLGEPEQLKLALNKPRKQTGTRKATVLEKLAQKVALTGLDDWLEFAEALLGRADIPADSLVSQFSSLDGLESYEDQLPGLTGMDEPHRLAERFPWLLAAEEIADRQGFFHWELDFAQAFARGGFDLQAGNPPWVRPEWDEDGVLAEREPWFKIAHDADIAEKRSRKAAILMEFASTSSYLAELAINTAGGAFLGSGVAYPLLAGTQPDLYRAFMCQVWGHLSSLGTAALVHPDTHFVGAREGRLRAAAYRHLRVHGGFVNAANWAFAVPIGRNIEFGVHAYGSEQDVAFLHLSKLYGATVLSDSLAHDGTGSAPGQKFNGTWDLRPHGSRVIHVDLELLSEWRRFRDDTVTPIKETPLLSPITSHEASAIEALANYGRRLASMEPMSTSGFHEKGAKQKGLIRAQAGRPKSMDEVIFQGSHLSVSTPFAKQPGESFSGGKDWHSYDLTNLPVDSIPRTKYARACGIHQYQAAQDIWNGRPYTEFYRLAWRKMIDSKAMERSLYSALIPPGVAHIDGLYSLRLSDNITTVLNAGFWAALPMDYLVRISGRANLHAAEAQAMPAADLENPLATALAVRALRLNCLTRAYADLWAELYDGNWLDEEWAVSWTGVAPLGEVGPVWGQGTPLRTERVRRAALVEIDALVSVWLGIEAEELVALYKSRYPILADREAEMWFDSAGRKIAADSYTFGFGQTKEDYVQLMAHLEDPDKVAPPAGYEAPFCKADREAEMRQAHAVFSARLQAAKDAGWSES from the coding sequence ATGAGTTTCGAGTCGCTGACGAACCGGGGCGAGTACCTCTCCAGCCACTACCTCTCCGAAATCCTGCCCGCCACCCTGAAGAAGGGCCTGCTCGCCTGGTGGGCCACGGACGAGCGCGCCGGGCGCGACACGCCCCGGACCGGGATCAGGAAGCTGCGCCGGGCGTACCTGGAGGTCAAGGCCCAACTCGTCGACCTCGATGACGAGACGCAGCGGTACCACCAGCTCCGCGAGTTCCACGGGGAGGTGCTCCGGGCGCTGGGCTTCGCACCGGTACCTCAGAAGCTCGAGGTGGAACGGGCCGGCCACGAACACCTGATCACCGTCGCGCACGCCGAGCCGGGTGTGGTGGCGATCGACTGCGGCTGGGCCACTGACCCGGATGCCGCGACCGACCCGGATGGGGCCGGCCGCCTGCTACACCCGGTAGAACTCGAAGCTCGCGAACGGATCGAATCGGGCTTCAAACTCGCCTCACACCTGTTCGCCGCAGACGAACAGCCGCCTCGCTATGTGCTGATCCTCAACGGCGGCGTGCTCACCCTCGCCGACCGCACCTCTTGGGGCGAGGGCCGCTACCTGGCCGTGAGCCTCGACGTGGCGTTCAGCCGCAACGACGCGCGGCCGGCCGGCGAGCTGGACGTGATCGCCGCCCTGTTCGGCTCTGACTCGCTGCTGCCGCCAGCCGAGGGTGGCACGGAACCCCTCGCCGAGCTTGTCGCGGGCTCGCGGCAGCACGCTGCCGGCGTGTCCACCGAGCTGCGTGAGGGCCTGCGGCTGTCCGTGGAATTCATCGCTAACGAGGTGCTCGACCGGATCCGGCAGGCCGGCATCCAACCCGAGCGGGTGATGGATCCCGCCGAGCTCGGCAAGCGGCTGTCCCGAGAGGCACTGCGCTACCTCTACCGGGTCCTTTTCCTGTTGTACGCCGAGGCCCGCCCCGAACTGGGCGTCCTGCCGGTGGACCATCCCGAGTACATCGAGGGCTACAGTCTCGCCCGGCTCGGTGACCTCGTCGCCCGCAACCTGGGCGGTGAGTCCTCCCGGAACGGCTTCCACCTGTACGAGTCCCTGGACCTGCTGTTCCGCATGGTCAACGAGGGGCACCGGAACGAAGGTGAGCGGGGCACGAGCGAGGGCGAGGGCATCCGCTTCGAACCGATGCGCTCCGACCTGTTCCTGCCCGCCTCAATCACCCTGATCGGCCACGTGCCGCACCCCGAGGACGACCCCGAGGACCCGGCCGCCCGCACCATCGACACCAGGCTGCGCAACAGCACCCTTCACACTGTGCTCCGGCTCCTGATGCTGACCAAGGGCAAGAAGAGGGAACGCGGCGGTTTCATCTCGTACGCCCAGCTCGGCATCAACCAGCTCGGCGCCGTGTACGAAGGCCTAATGTCCTACACCGGCTTCATCGCGGCGGAGGAGCTCTACGAAGTTGCCAAGGGCGGGGAGCCCAAGGACGGCAGCTGGATGATCCCGGCGTCCAAGGTGAACGACTACCCGGACGAGGTGTTCGTCACCAAGGTGCACGAGGAGACCAGCGAACGTAGCCGGGTCCGCTACCCGGCCGGCTCGTTCGTCTACCGTCTCGCTGGCCGGGACCGCCAGACCAGTGCTTCTTACTACACCCCGCAGTCGCTGACCGAGGTGACGGTCCAGCTCGCATTGAAATATCGGCTAGACCAGGACGGCACCACCACCGAGGCCCGGGAGTTGCTCGACTGGAGCATCTGCGAGCCGGCCCTGGGTTCGGGCGCCTTCCTCAATGAGGCCATCAACCAGGTCGCGGCCGAGTATCTGCGCCGCCGGCAGGTCGAGCTGGGCTCGAGCCTGGACCCGGAGCAGTACGCCATCGAATTGCAGAAGGTTAAGGCCTACATCGCCCTGCACAATTGCTACGGCGTCGACCTCAACCGCACCGCTGTCGAACTGGCCGAGGTCTCCCTCTGGCTCAACGTCATGCACTCGGGGCTGCGCGCGCCCTGGTTCGGCCTGCACCTGCGCCGTGGCAACTCGCTGATCGGCGCCGGCCGTAAGTTCTACAAGCCGGCCCAGCTGCCCGACAAGCAGTGGCTGACCACCGCACCGACCGACCACCACCTCCGCGAGGAGACTCCGCTCCCCGACGGGGCCATCCTGCACTTCCTGCTCCCGGCCAAGGGCTGGGGTGCCGTCGCGGGCGAGCGTGAGGCGCGGGAGCTGGCTCCCGAGGAGACCGCCAAGCTCGCCGCCTGGCGGCGAGCGATCCAGAAGGTCCCAGCCGCGAAGGGAAAGAAGAGCCAGGTCCAGCGCCTGCAAGCCCTGACCAGAAGAGCGGAAAAGCTCTGGGATCTGGTACGCCAGCGCCTGGAGATCTCCGAAAACGAGATCCGCCGGGACATCGACGTATGGGGCGGGGTGGATCTACCGGCCGTCGAGGGGGCTGTCACCCGGGAGAAGATCCTCGCCGACCTTGAGGCTCCCGGTGCACCCTATTGGCGGCTCAAGACCATGATGGACGTGTGGTGCGCCCTGTGGTTCTGGCCGCTGGACAAGGCTGCGTTGCTGGACGGTTCGGCGGAGGAGTATGCCTCGGGGCAGAACTCGGTGGCCCGGATCGAGGAACAGCCGGTCTATGAAGAGGCCCAGCCGCTGGAGGTGTGGGAGCACGGGATGCTCTTCGACCTGGGCGAGCCGGAGCAATTGAAGCTCGCGCTCAACAAGCCGCGCAAACAGACCGGCACCCGCAAGGCGACTGTGCTGGAGAAGCTGGCTCAAAAGGTGGCTCTGACGGGCTTGGACGACTGGCTCGAATTCGCCGAGGCCCTCTTGGGCCGCGCAGATATCCCGGCCGACTCCCTAGTCTCCCAGTTCTCGTCCCTCGACGGCCTCGAAAGCTACGAGGACCAGCTCCCGGGCCTGACCGGCATGGACGAACCCCACCGCCTAGCGGAACGCTTTCCCTGGCTCCTTGCGGCGGAGGAAATCGCGGACCGCCAGGGCTTCTTCCACTGGGAACTCGACTTTGCCCAAGCCTTCGCTCGAGGAGGTTTCGACCTCCAGGCGGGAAATCCGCCATGGGTGAGACCAGAGTGGGATGAGGATGGCGTCCTCGCCGAACGGGAACCGTGGTTCAAGATTGCGCACGATGCAGATATTGCGGAGAAGCGAAGTCGCAAAGCGGCGATATTGATGGAATTTGCTTCAACATCCTCGTATTTGGCAGAACTTGCAATTAACACCGCAGGGGGAGCGTTTCTTGGGTCGGGTGTCGCTTATCCACTTCTCGCCGGCACTCAACCGGATCTCTACCGAGCTTTCATGTGTCAAGTCTGGGGGCATCTAAGTAGTCTTGGCACTGCGGCGCTGGTACACCCAGATACCCACTTCGTTGGCGCCCGAGAGGGGCGACTTCGGGCGGCTGCATATCGCCATCTGCGAGTGCATGGTGGATTTGTAAATGCGGCAAATTGGGCATTCGCTGTGCCGATTGGAAGAAATATTGAGTTTGGAGTTCATGCCTACGGAAGCGAACAAGATGTTGCGTTTCTGCATTTGAGCAAACTCTATGGGGCTACAGTTCTGTCGGATTCTTTAGCTCACGATGGCACGGGAAGTGCGCCGGGTCAGAAGTTTAACGGCACATGGGACTTGCGCCCGCATGGTTCGCGTGTCATTCACGTGGATCTCGAGCTTTTGTCTGAGTGGCGGCGGTTTCGAGATGACACTGTTACGCCGATTAAGGAGACGCCCCTTCTCTCTCCGATCACATCGCATGAAGCTAGTGCAATCGAGGCGCTGGCGAATTACGGGCGACGGCTCGCGTCCATGGAGCCAATGTCCACTTCTGGCTTCCACGAGAAGGGCGCAAAGCAGAAAGGCTTGATTCGCGCGCAGGCCGGTAGACCTAAATCGATGGATGAGGTCATATTTCAAGGTTCTCATCTGTCGGTCTCTACTCCGTTTGCGAAACAGCCCGGTGAGTCATTTTCGGGAGGTAAAGATTGGCATTCCTACGATTTGACCAATCTTCCTGTCGACTCAATTCCGCGAACCAAATATGCTCGGGCCTGTGGGATTCACCAATATCAGGCAGCCCAGGATATCTGGAATGGCCGCCCGTACACAGAGTTCTATCGCCTGGCATGGCGTAAAATGATCGACTCGAAGGCGATGGAGCGCTCACTCTATTCGGCGCTAATTCCTCCAGGGGTTGCCCATATCGACGGGCTGTATTCACTGCGCCTGTCCGACAATATAACAACAGTCCTTAATGCTGGATTCTGGGCTGCGTTGCCGATGGACTACCTGGTGCGTATTTCTGGGAGGGCGAATCTCCATGCGGCCGAGGCTCAGGCGATGCCAGCGGCCGATTTGGAAAACCCGCTAGCTACGGCACTCGCCGTTCGTGCATTGAGACTCAATTGCCTCACTCGGGCATATGCTGACCTGTGGGCCGAACTTTATGACGGAAATTGGTTGGATGAAGAATGGGCGGTCAGCTGGACAGGCGTTGCCCCGCTCGGTGAAGTTGGTCCGGTCTGGGGGCAAGGGACTCCCCTTCGTACCGAGCGTGTGCGGCGCGCCGCACTCGTTGAGATCGATGCTCTTGTCTCTGTTTGGCTCGGAATTGAGGCTGAGGAGCTTGTGGCTCTCTACAAGTCACGCTACCCAATCCTTGCTGATCGCGAGGCTGAAATGTGGTTCGATAGTGCTGGTCGGAAGATCGCCGCGGACTCGTACACCTTTGGGTTTGGGCAGACCAAAGAGGATTATGTGCAGTTGATGGCTCATCTGGAGGATCCTGACAAAGTTGCGCCGCCGGCTGGCTATGAGGCTCCTTTCTGCAAGGCCGACCGCGAGGCCGAGATGCGTCAAGCCCACGCCGTTTTCTCCGCGCGACTCCAAGCCGCCAAAGACGCCGGTTGGTCCGAGTCGTGA